A window of Bdellovibrio svalbardensis genomic DNA:
CTTGGTTCCGCTATTTTTTGCTTTAGGATTTTTCTTCGCTCACAGAGGATATAAATCTGAAGGTCAGGTTTTAAGTGGCTCAACCACCTGCCCCCATTGTCACACCGAAGTTGTAGTTCGGAAAGCAGAACTCAACTGGCCTATCACTGAAATCTGCCAAGGCTGCGCACGAGTGGTGCGCATTGAAAAAGCTTAATACCAACTAATGCGACGAGCCTCAAAAAGGTACGGCGTACCTTTTAGCCGAAGCGGCCGGTGATGTAGTTTTCGGTTTTGGGGTCGCGAGGGTTGGTGAAGACTTGGTCGCTGGCGCCGAATTCGACAAGGTCGCCTAGGTACATGAAGGCGGTGTAGTCAGACACGCGGGCTGCTTGATGCAGACTGTGTGTGACAATGGCGATGGTGACGTCTTTGCGAAGTTCCTGGATGAGTTCTTCGATGTGACGTGTGGAGATCGGATCCAAGGCTGAGGTTGGTTCATCGAGCAAAAGGATCTCAGGCTCAGTTGCTAGAGCGCGAGCAATACACAGACGTTGCTGTTGACCACCAGACAGAGCTGTTGCTGGAGAGCTTAAACGATCCTTCACTTCTTCCCAAAGTCCGGCTTGTTGCAAAGATTTTTCGACACGTTCTTCGATGAAACTTTTCTTTTTTACGCCGCGAACTTTCAATCCGTAGGCAACGTTTTCATAGATACTTTTTGGGAAGGGGTTTGGTTTTTGGAAAACCATTCCGATACGCATGCGCACTTCCATCGGATCAATTTCTTTACCCAGAATATTGATGCCACCTGGATGAAGCAGGATCTCCCCGTCATAATTAGCATTGGCATAAAGATCATGCATGCGATTAAAACAACGAAGCAAAGTTGTTTTGCCGCAACCTGAAGGGCCAATTAAGGCAGTCACGCGGTTTTCGTGAATAGGCAACGTCACGCCATTCAATACGCGTTTTTCTCCGTAAGAGAATTTCAAATTTTTCACTTCTGCACGAACTGTCAATTCCATACTACCACTT
This region includes:
- the pstB gene encoding phosphate ABC transporter ATP-binding protein PstB, producing MELTVRAEVKNLKFSYGEKRVLNGVTLPIHENRVTALIGPSGCGKTTLLRCFNRMHDLYANANYDGEILLHPGGINILGKEIDPMEVRMRIGMVFQKPNPFPKSIYENVAYGLKVRGVKKKSFIEERVEKSLQQAGLWEEVKDRLSSPATALSGGQQQRLCIARALATEPEILLLDEPTSALDPISTRHIEELIQELRKDVTIAIVTHSLHQAARVSDYTAFMYLGDLVEFGASDQVFTNPRDPKTENYITGRFG